Proteins from one Mytilus galloprovincialis chromosome 11, xbMytGall1.hap1.1, whole genome shotgun sequence genomic window:
- the LOC143051118 gene encoding uncharacterized protein LOC143051118: MLLDKEISEFSAEMYLELIMMYNNDIHYDELNSFKEEEDLRTLSVLKLKNRLEKNLSVSIAKVEKMLKKELECSDLIRLCHIGIELANAKSSDSRRQEEKRNREVMIAHQVKRYLENLQQPS, from the exons atGCTGCTGGACAAAGAAATATCAGAGTTTAGTGCTGAAATGTATTTAGAACTTATTATGATGTATAATAATGATATTCATTATGATGAACTAAATAGTTTTAAAGAGGAGGAGGATTTAAGGACtttaagtgttttaaaattaaaaaaccgGTTAGAAAAAAATTTGTCCGTGTCCATTGCCAAAGTGGAAAAGATGTTGAAGAAGGAACTAGAATGTAGTGACTTAATAAGACTTTGCCATATTGGCATAGAATTGGCAAATGCCAAATCTAGTGATAGCAGGAGACAAGAGGAAAAGAGAAATCGGGAAGTGATGATAGCTCACCAAGTAAAAAGATATCTGGAGAACCTACA ACAACCCAGTTAA